A single Lusitaniella coriacea LEGE 07157 DNA region contains:
- a CDS encoding FAD-dependent oxidoreductase produces MVAKEDIYDIVIVGAGVSGTALLYVLSHYTNVEKILLIEKNKDVALVNSDKKSNSQTLHFGDIETNYSLEKAKAVNRAASMVENYLLRYDRDCAIYSQYHKMVLAVGEEQVKTLKERIEIFKAVFPELRLIGRQEIEEIEPNVLIGRETQEEIAALFTPKGYAVDFHALSQSFLDRSVAQNATKKIDVLMEKKVSKIAKEGNLFCLQMGEKSVFARTVAVEAGAHSLLFAKSLGYGQHYALLCVAGSFYFAPEVLRGKVYAVQLKKLPFAAIHGDPEVHNCAKTRFGPTAKVIPLLERHNYATLGEYFQTAGLRFSAFLSFAKILSDPFFLRYIVKNFIYDLPWIGKQLFIQEVKKIVPSIQLKDLEFAKGYGGIRPQIVNLKTQKLEMGEAKIIGENILFNITPSPGASTCLQNAFEDTETLISYLGEDYQFNKQQFWEDLGILSLT; encoded by the coding sequence ATGGTAGCTAAAGAAGATATTTACGATATTGTAATTGTTGGTGCTGGCGTTTCAGGAACGGCACTGCTCTATGTGTTAAGTCATTACACCAATGTTGAAAAAATTCTTTTAATTGAAAAAAATAAAGATGTCGCGCTGGTTAATTCCGACAAAAAAAGTAATAGCCAAACGCTACATTTTGGGGATATTGAAACCAATTATTCCCTAGAAAAAGCTAAAGCGGTCAATCGAGCCGCCAGTATGGTCGAGAATTATCTTTTGAGATACGATCGCGATTGCGCAATTTATAGTCAATATCACAAAATGGTTTTGGCGGTTGGAGAAGAACAAGTTAAAACCCTCAAGGAAAGAATTGAAATCTTTAAAGCGGTTTTTCCCGAATTGAGATTGATTGGCAGACAAGAGATTGAAGAAATCGAACCGAATGTTTTAATTGGTAGAGAAACTCAAGAAGAAATTGCGGCTCTGTTTACCCCCAAGGGTTATGCAGTTGATTTTCATGCCCTGTCTCAATCTTTTCTAGATCGATCGGTTGCTCAAAACGCAACAAAAAAGATAGATGTTTTAATGGAGAAAAAAGTCTCTAAAATTGCCAAAGAAGGCAATTTGTTTTGCCTGCAAATGGGAGAGAAAAGCGTTTTTGCCAGAACCGTTGCAGTTGAAGCCGGGGCGCATAGTTTGTTATTTGCAAAATCTTTAGGCTATGGTCAGCACTACGCTTTGTTGTGCGTTGCGGGAAGCTTCTATTTTGCCCCAGAGGTTTTGCGAGGAAAAGTGTATGCCGTTCAACTGAAAAAACTCCCCTTTGCAGCGATTCACGGCGATCCCGAAGTGCATAATTGCGCGAAAACAAGATTTGGTCCCACAGCCAAAGTCATTCCCCTACTAGAGCGACACAACTATGCAACCCTTGGGGAATATTTTCAAACCGCCGGACTGCGTTTCAGTGCCTTTCTTAGCTTTGCAAAAATCCTCTCCGATCCGTTTTTCTTGCGCTATATTGTCAAAAATTTCATTTACGATCTTCCCTGGATTGGCAAGCAATTATTCATTCAAGAAGTCAAAAAAATCGTTCCCTCAATTCAACTCAAAGACCTGGAATTTGCGAAAGGTTATGGCGGGATTCGACCGCAAATTGTCAACCTGAAAACCCAAAAATTAGAAATGGGCGAAGCGAAAATCATAGGCGAAAATATTCTGTTTAATATCACCCCATCCCCTGGGGCATCAACCTGTTTACAGAATGCCTTTGAGGACACAGAAACATTGATTTCCTATCTCGGTGAAGACTATCAATTCAATAAGCAACAATTTTGGGAAGATTTGGGCATACTCTCCTTAACTTGA
- a CDS encoding DUF3177 family protein, whose amino-acid sequence MDDGMFRPLVWMDYWLAIVFTVLLPLVVTVWAIIKRSEAISRLMIIYWRVASLLMITIYLMIPSWEIAFATGFAARILIPLSLWFWVDLNEEIDDRPPDALKLVTTAWRWAISIYCAIGLVTLVPFLHCAFSLDNACKIWSEAPWLYKQFIHRNATVGFVGFLGASGLCVYVVYLGYFLLIRLWKQGRSAMER is encoded by the coding sequence ATGGACGATGGAATGTTTCGACCTTTAGTTTGGATGGATTATTGGCTGGCTATCGTATTTACGGTACTGCTGCCACTCGTTGTCACTGTTTGGGCAATTATCAAACGTTCCGAAGCCATTAGTCGATTAATGATTATCTATTGGCGAGTTGCCAGTTTGTTGATGATTACGATCTACTTAATGATTCCTTCCTGGGAAATTGCCTTCGCGACAGGGTTTGCAGCCCGAATTTTAATTCCTCTCTCCCTCTGGTTTTGGGTGGATCTTAACGAAGAAATTGACGATCGCCCCCCCGATGCCTTGAAATTAGTCACAACGGCTTGGCGTTGGGCAATTTCGATTTACTGTGCAATTGGATTGGTTACCCTGGTTCCCTTTCTTCACTGCGCGTTTAGTTTGGATAATGCTTGCAAAATTTGGTCTGAAGCACCGTGGTTGTATAAGCAATTTATCCATAGAAATGCCACCGTTGGTTTTGTGGGTTTCCTCGGTGCGTCGGGATTATGCGTTTATGTGGTCTACCTCGGCTATTTTCTGCTGATTCGTTTGTGGAAGCAAGGACGTTCGGCGATGGAACGCTAA